TAAGCAACCATTTgcaaaatatgatttttcatCTGTTACAGAACAATGTTAATTCATCGATACCCTTATCAGTTGACTGCAGAGGTCATCTCAACTACTGGAGGGATAATAGCAAAATCCAGCCAGCCATGCATGCTTCACTTTAGAAGTCTCCCAATTCGATTGCTGCGTACATTTGTTCTGGGCATACCCTTACTGTTAGGTTATTCGACAGAGACCCAGAGGATCATAGTGGGACTATTGAAGCACAAGGAAGGAAAACCCCAGACAGAGGCAATAAGAATAACATTAATACCTAGGGCTGGAACTACTTCTCCACCAGAGCTGTACACAGCTGAGATTGTACTGAACTCTCATCTCCCTCCGAGAAAAGAGCTAGTCTACAATTGGAAATTTACATTTTACATTTGGGCTACCTTTTCTGTGTACATAATGCTTATTGTAATTCTTGTTTGTTGCTTCAAACCATTTGTCTTTCCAACATTGACACCAACAGGAGCAAGAGGCCAGAATCAAAGAGACCACTCTGTGGAAGTAGTTAACTTTCCACAACCCGAAGTTAGGGGAGATGGAGAGATCCCAAACACAAGAAGGAAATGGCAGCGGAGCAGGAGGCGGCGGCCATTATTTCCACACAGAATGGCCTTGACAGAAACTGTTGGGTCCTCGGCTTTGGGTACTACTGGTAACAGGGCAGATATGAGTGAAGTTATTGACGATTCTGGCGGGTTTACTGATTCAGAATCTGTGTGCCTTGGTGGTTAACTTGGTTGAACAGTGGAAGCTTTCTGAACTCTTCAAGTTTTTTGAACTGTAGATTTGTTATTGTTGTATAATAGTATAATGTTTTAAGTCAATTTTGATGTGAAAATATATCCTGTATCTGTGCAATGTGACGCTAGAATCGCGCTGTAAGCCTGTAtcttaatgaagtaatatacgTAGAGGCAAAGATAGGAATACAGGAGGGAAATAGCTTGCAGTGCATAAGTTGGGCATGAGAAAAGTGTTGGATTGGATAGAATGCCAAATTCTTATCGAATTATCCTGGAGAAGCTCAGACTGCTAGACCCGATAACTAGAGCAGGAATAGTATTTGCTGATCCCCACCAATTGATTAAGAGAGCTTATGTATCGTCTTCATGTCTGCTGCTTGCTGTAGGGTCCCCTTCTCAACATGATTCCACCATTTGAACAAAAAGTTGTCCACCACGAGCCGGAACCAGGGTGACAGCTTCAGTCCCTCCTCACCTGCATCAGCTTTCTGTAAAAGCTCTCGCAGCTGATCCCGATTAACATACCGAACAGAAGAAACTTCGTCAGGGTTGGGATTCACATTAACATCTCTTACAATGAAGAGGAGGTAGTCCACTGTAAATGAAAACAAGAAGCGCAGAACTCTGGTTAGTAAAAGCAgcaacaaattagagctaatatACAGTGCACTTGTTGGTGTTATTACGTTCATGTTCTCCCCATTTGCCATCTGATGGAGCTTTGTACAGTATCCTGCCAAGGGGAATGAATTCATTCAATGGTAAGTCGGAGGCAGCAATGCCCAGTTCGTCAAATAGTTTCCTTTGAGCAGCATTACGTACTCCTGCTCAGATACCCAGCACCAAAACCACTAAGAAAGGAACCATAAGCAAAACACAAAAATACCAGTCTaagcaagaaaaataaataccGAGATGATTTTCCTCGATCAGCTCTGACTCGCGATACAGTGGGTGACTGCAACAGGTGTTTGTCCAAACTAAGGGAAATGTAACCTTCGTAGAAGAGCGTTGCTGTCCAGAAAATATCAAGTAGAACATGTTATTACCAATAACTGATAACATGATCAGTTTGGATTTAAAATTTTTCACATCGCATGATTTTATGGTATTTGCTTAATATATTAGGATTAAAGTTTAGCTTAGATGACATATAAGAATTCAATAATGATAAGCAATTTTTATGTCTCATGGAACTAAAACATCAAACTATTAAGATTAGATAGAGAATTCAATTGCTATTGCAGGCGATGGATGTGAAAAATAGGTGTCTGAAACGCCCATCATGTTTTTCCACGTCAACTGATCCAATACTCAGCAGATCCAAACATATATCAGAATATAGAACCATAAGAGAGAATAAATCTGGTACTGAAGATAAACCATattgagggtgggccttggtgcaacggtaaaggttgttccattgtgactaagtggtcacgggttcgagtctcgaaacagcctctctgcgaaagcaagggtaagactgcatacattatgaccctccccagaccccgcaatggcgggagcctcgtgaaCTGGGTATGCCCTACTGAAGATACACCATATTCCATGCATTGCCAAAATTTTGGGAAAACATGTTGAACAAGTTCAATACAGTAGATTACTTATGGAATGGCATCTATTTGTGACACATATAACAATCTGACCTTTCAAGGGGTTGCCTAAAACTTTTATCAATTAAGTACCTAAAAAACGTATTaaccccctcccaaaaaataaaaagaaaaattatgtccGGACACCATGTAGCCTATTTTGAACAAATTATGTGCATAAATGTAGGTACATTTTGGTAACATGTGATACGTTTATAAACAAAGGATCATTGTTCAGGAGGGGAAAATAAGAATAAGGATTGACCAAGTGAAAAGAAAACAACTGATTAACTTGATGACAATATGGATTACAAATCTGTTACATAGTTTGTACCAAATATAGAAGATTATTTTCAAGTGAGAAAGTAAATGATATACCTGAAGCAACAATTCATACTTGGAGTTGAACAAAAAGACACTGAATGCCCGATGGAGCAAATTCTCAGACTCAATCTTTTCCATTAAATGACCTACAAAATAACAGAGCAGCTGGACAATGAAGATACAAAGCCAAGtctaacaataaaaataaatcaatgtCATAAAAGCATATGGGAGAAGTAATTAGTCAGGGGAAAGAGCAGAAAGGATCTTCAAAATTGAGACTACAGGTAAGAGTACACATAGGCTAGTAAACCAAGCAAATGGAAAATTGTATAGCTTGGCAAACAAGGAAAATATGATACTGGCAGAAATTGTTCACGCAACCAATCATTAAGCAACAGCTTGTTTCAAATAAATTCAACAAAAACCAGTACTCAGAAAAGCCGCTCCCATGATGTCAGCATAATAATAAGTGGTGAACTTGCTATATCAAATTCTTGGAAAATATATTTCATGTCAGCATCAGATAATGACTAATAAGATTTCCTCACAAACACGCAAGCATGATAAACCAgcaagaaaaagatgaaatttgaTATTTAGTTTTAGAATGAATTTCAAGTAGAATAATGATAAAGACATCACAGATTGACGCTGTAAGTGGGATTATCATAAAGAACCTAGCAGCCAAACTCTTGATATCCCTCAAAAAAGTGTAAGTGGGatttaaatttcatattttcaatTGTACAGCTTAAATATGACCTCAATCTCAATGCAGTCAACAGATTTTACCACAGATTACATGACCTTGTCTAGTATACCATCACCAGTGCAGGTAAGGCATAATACATTAACATATTATGCTTCCCATGTTTCCACTGAGAGGTGAAAGGTGCAATTTCTTCTTCATAAGTAAAGGATTTCATTCAccaaggctatgtttggaagccaagaaaataaaaaacataatgaggcaaaaatcatgatgatgtaGTGATTGatctatgtgtctatctctctcctcaaattcatatgttttttcttttcttgacatccaaacatagccttagtgCTTAGGTTTAacttctatttatttttcttagaactcaacttctttctctttttttcttttaccttGTCAAGGTTCTTAATGTTGTCCAATTAGAACAAAATAACAGAAACACGGCTTCCCAAGGGAAAAGGGGTCAGAATGGTAGATCCATCACAGTCAATCTTGAACCTAATTTGATCCACGATGAATCGACCAATCCTCTGACATTATCTGTGATTCTTTTGCAGATCCATCTAACACTGCCAGCGTATCAAACAATCCATTTTTTATTGGTCCCAGCCAATTCCTGTCCAGATCAATCCTCGAGAACATGTCAATCAACTAATAGAAGCTAAAATCAAAACATTTCCCTTCTACATCCAACATGTGTGCCCTACCATTTTCTACATGGTCAGACGTTAACCCGAAACATTTAATCTCCAAACAATAATTAGGAATTTAGGTAAGATCAAGTCTTCCACATAGTAAGTGCATAAACAAAATTCCAaaggtattttagtcatttcacATTCTTTATAAAAGCGATCAAAATGTACAAGGGAAACATATTGGCTATTAAAGTCCTATGAAAAGTTTGAAAACTGTAAACTACTAATTTAAATGAATCCACACCTATAATCTGGAACTTAATTTGCTTACAACCAGAGTTTCATGCATCAGATTCATAGTTGACAAGGCGTCGCTTAGGAGTCCAGGCTCCCTCTGCTCAAAGgacaccttggtcgcctaggcctCACCTAGGTGGCGCCATGTCGCTGGTGATGTCGCCTTGGCTTTTTTCCCCTCTACCGCCTTAGGTAGCCtagccgccttgacaactatgatcagaTTTACGGCACTAATGTAACTTCAGAAGCTCCAAAAAATAATGCTCACCAGCTCTAGCGATCACCGTTTGAGTTTAAGTATGACAATGTCAACCATACACACtttctaaatttatttttttttaaattaagagATATGGACTTCCATCTTTACAACAAAACTTTCAGCCattcattaaaagaaaataatattagACCTAAGAAGATTAGGTTTCTACCTTACCAAATGATGTGTAGATCGAAGGAGGCGGAAGAGAAGAAAGGTCCAGCCAGCCTCCATCAAGCCCATCCCAATCAACCAGCCATTCAGCCCAGCGAGCCCAGCTTTTGGTCCACTATCGTGGGCCAAATTTAGGCCCATTACTATGTTTTAATTAGTCCTTGTGCAGGATACCTTTTAGTAgcttttatttagtttctattttggtttagATTCTCTTCTATGAAATAGCAGCTtctattttaagttagtttccAGTATGCTAGGTAGTAGTTACTACATTTTtgtattgtttctattttgagttgtATCCAGAACATAAGATCTTATACTaggattagtttctattttactaGGTTACTATTTTGTAGGGGTTTCCTTCTCCAAGCAAGGGCAGGCTCTAGCTGTTGTTTATCAATAAAAGAGGGGCTGTCTACACAGATCCCAcaattagaaaaaagaaaagagaatggatTCATTGTGTTGATGTGGAGTTACAGCTAAGTTACTAATTTTGAAACCTAGTTGCTATTTTGGTGATCCTACAATATCTCTCCATCCCACTGTTGGATTAGGATCAACTACGGGTATTGAAGATCCTAGGGAGACCTATTAATACTGTTAATTTGGGGCTGATCAGACTTCTTGTTTGGGAGATATCACAAGTTTACTTTGCTGGTTGTGTCCATATGCGATTCTGCCTGTTGGATTGGAATCTGAACTTTCCTTAGGATTGCCTTGACCAAAACTAGAATGGTGTTTTCTCTAGTcataaagagaaaaggaagttgATATGGACTTTGTTTATCAACACACTGTTTCCTAACCAGACTTTGCCTTAGAAATCAGCACATTCTATTGATTCAGAAGAGCAAAACCACTTTTATATAGATTTCATTCAACTTTAGACCTGTTTTTCCACCATGCAGAATATACCATCAGGTGAAACACCAACACCCAAGCATAAATTATATGCTACGATGTACCTATAGTATACCAAAGTAACCAAAAGAAGCCCATCCCACCAAACCAGGTCTGTCGATCAGCAAATAATGAACTAAGAATTTAAATATGATGAAAATTAACCAGATAACCAGGTAGCCATGTCTTGAAAATTAATTAGCATCCAAATGGCGACTTACGACAGAATATATTCTTACAACaaataaataagagagagaggactTGCAATAAAATGGTCGAGTAGATTCTTTCCCGCATAACATTAAACAAGATAAGCTCTCACTTACAGTTATACTTCGAGTCATGTCCCACAACTTTATCATTCTCATCCACTAAAATGCATCTGCACACAATCAACAGCAATGAATATTAGCACTTCCATGAAGTCCAATATACTGATAATAAAAGATGCAGAAATTTAGAGTAGATGGCACCTTGTCATTTCAAGCTTTCAGAAGAGATAAAGGAAGTGCAATTCCATATTACAATCAGAAATCCATAATAAAAAGTTGATTCAATTTAATATAAAAAGAACTCTCTATATATTGAAAGCTATTATCTGGTACTAAAGGCCCAAATTTAATTACTTCCATCCAATCCTTAACACAGCATACAGATATTGCTGTGATTATCACTCCCTTGCCATGCTGCATGATTTCACTCTAAGGAAGTGATGTTTTATTATTGTACAAGTAACAAATTTTACATGCCCAGCATTTCAAATTGAGGTTTTGGAAGGAGTCAAATCAAGTAATTAcatgaagaatttttttttgcttataCCCATAAAAAGTACAACAATAGTCCACatttagaagagaaaaaatatatttttttacacAATCCCTCGATTCCATGATCAAAAGGCCATACCAATTGTCATGAATTTATTGATTCCACCCATTCCGCTAATAGTAGCAGGAAATCATCCACAACATGCATTTTTAAGGTGAAGACTAGTCAAGATCATCATACAGAACTTGTTTTCATCAACATAAGCCCTATACTACAAAAGAAAACACTCAACTTTCAAGTGAAGATTATCATTATGGAATCGCATCCGGTACTCAAAAAGCCGGCCTTCAAGTGAAGCACACGCTTCTGTCCAAtaaaaaggaacaaaataatcccaaaatgTGTTCATTACCCAAAACTccagaaaaggggggggggggggggttgggggagggAACACAAAAACCACACAGACATAGATAGAGACACAGAGCTCGAACATATCCAAGCTCATCTTAAATCAACGAAATCATCCCAAACCAACGATCTCTTATAACAAAAAACCAACGAAGAATGCCAAACACTCAAACAATGATATCCGGTGACATAAATAAACAATACATAAACTAGTCCACAGAATTCAAAACTATCAATcgattaaagaaaagaaactatttCCCAGAATCTCAAACCAAGTCAAACAAATCAAGCAATTCAATCATCACTCAGAACCAAATCTGATAGATGAACTTGTAAAGCTTCATCTCAAAAGACCGATTTGATGAGAGGAAGATGTTCATAGGGATATGGGATCTAACAGAAACTCACTCATCCTCAAACATGagacgcctctgaacggcatccatACCGGCGTCAGTGACATCACCCATCGTTGTTGAAGGAGCTGCGGAGACGTTAGCAACAACAGAAGAAGATGCAGAGGAAGAGTAGGGACTTGTTGTCAGATTGAAGCGACAGAGAGGTAGAGGGTTTCTTATATAACCGATTCTGGGAGATGGGTTTGAAGATGGTGAGGAGAATACTAATAACTGATTGAGATTACGAAGATTTTGGATTGAAAACTTTGGAGTTGAGACAAGTCCTCCAGCTCGGCTTGTCAGGCTTAGAAAGGAAGAGGTCACAGAACCCGACATTAGTGGACTCGCTCGCTAAGCGCCTAAGCCTTTAaaaactcactctctctctctctctctctgccacTGCAATCTGCTTTTTCTGTCTAATCTGCCAGCGATACTGTAATGGTCTTCACTCACAGCTAATGCTCTTGTCTCTCCAATCTGGATTCTCTATGCGTTTTCCTAGAATTCTTGTTTGCCTTCCATTTATATAGGAGAGAAGGCCATTTAGTGCATTCGTCACTTTCACaaaaatttccccttttttctgtatttttccaaCTAAAAGGAGAGGATCTGTTTTTATGTGATTTTAGGTTCTTGGCCTCTTGGGTTCTGAATTTGttgcacccaaaaaataaaaagttctgataaaaaaaaagatactttACACATATCCCCTTTGAGGtatcacataattataaaaatacccATGAATTTTAGATATTTAAGCATGCCACCCttactttccaaaaaaataattaataagtacCAATTGCATTAATCCGGTACTAAAAACGTTAGAATATATCATATATTGAGCAAATTGCCTTCCTATTAAAATAAACTTCGTCTTCCattattttccttatttctactctattttttgttttgatttagcCCTTATTTCTACTCTTGAAGAACCAAACAGCAAAGAACCATACATAGCCGCATCGTGTCTCCCTTCTCGGTTAAGCCCCCATCTCCTTTCActacctcttctccttttctttttcttcttctttttcttcttattcttctaaAACCTAGTCAAATCATTCACCATCCCTTTCTCTTCCATTCTCATTCTTAACAAAACTAAACTACATCTCTGTTACCCTACCCCCATTCAACTGAAACTCTTAGGCCCAATTCCTTTTATATTTGACACCTAAAGACCAAACTAAAATGAACTCTTTGATGCAAAAGGGGTCGAAAATAAAGATCAGTGGCAAACGATTGCATCTTAAATCAAATCCAAGAAGTTAGGTTTGAATCATAATTAGACCAAGCCCAAACTAGATCTATCCAACCTATTTAGATATTATCAGACATAGGCCTAACCTTGTCGTCAAAGGTTAACAATATTCTAACAGAAATTAAGAGTGTTAGGTCATAAACTCGGCAAGAATCATAAACCAGAATCATGTTCAAACGATACAACATTAGATCAATGAAAAACAATTTAAGGATAAAATGAGCCTAATCGTGGCAGGAGACTTTTGGAAACTATTGAAATCAAATATTTTCTACAAGATTTTAAGCTGAATCATCTAGACCATAATTAGAACAATGTTGATTGGAACTCTCGAATGTCAATTGCAGGTAAATAAAGGTTTTTCAAAAAGCTAGATAaccaagaattgggatttgttACAAACCAGaataaaaagaaagtaaaatcaAATTAAACAGGGGAAGGGCTTTGCCAGAAGTTGCAGCGACTACTAGACGAACC
The sequence above is a segment of the Telopea speciosissima isolate NSW1024214 ecotype Mountain lineage chromosome 7, Tspe_v1, whole genome shotgun sequence genome. Coding sequences within it:
- the LOC122668465 gene encoding seipin-1, with protein sequence METYRRKTPFRRTLATTIPPPSPLPPPPPPPPPEEDIFILKPASLFIKFMAFQVDLISNCLLSLSSSFLNFLSITSSKSLLRAEEARNTTEEAVLAATRVPSRVACGGGLVLRKLGFGFLGAAYVCLVLVIVMAFAIIIGVGLVQLWVEEPVFVKEPLHFDYTDVHPSAVHSLGGGLQGKKKRAIPSGHTFYVSVVLLMPESDYNRRIGVFQLTAEVISTTGGIIAKSSQPCMLHFRSLPIRLLRTFVLGIPLLLGYSTETQRIIVGLLKHKEGKPQTEAIRITLIPRAGTTSPPELYTAEIVLNSHLPPRKELVYNWKFTFYIWATFSVYIMLIVILVCCFKPFVFPTLTPTGARGQNQRDHSVEVVNFPQPEVRGDGEIPNTRRKWQRSRRRRPLFPHRMALTETVGSSALGTTGNRADMSEVIDDSGGFTDSESVCLGG
- the LOC122669965 gene encoding isopentenyl-diphosphate Delta-isomerase I — its product is MSGSVTSSFLSLTSRAGGLVSTPKFSIQNLRNLNQLLVFSSPSSNPSPRIGYIRNPLPLCRFNLTTSPYSSSASSSVVANVSAAPSTTMGDVTDAGMDAVQRRLMFEDECILVDENDKVVGHDSKYNCHLMEKIESENLLHRAFSVFLFNSKYELLLQQRSSTKVTFPLVWTNTCCSHPLYRESELIEENHLGVRNAAQRKLFDELGIAASDLPLNEFIPLGRILYKAPSDGKWGEHELDYLLFIVRDVNVNPNPDEVSSVRYVNRDQLRELLQKADAGEEGLKLSPWFRLVVDNFLFKWWNHVEKGTLQQAADMKTIHKLS